The DNA segment GGGCACAAGgatttaataaaaaatctgtGAGTGACTTCTTTGACCTGTGGACCAAAGTTCAGGCCGAGAAGAAGTTTGGACCAGAGTCCATTTTCAATCTCGATGAAACAGGGATTACAACAGTACAAAATCTCCCTAAAGTCCTAGCTACCAGAGGACTCAAGCAAGTTGGACAAATCACAGCAGCTGAGAGAGGTACGCTAGTCACTGTATGTTGCTGTGTGAATGCAGTCGGGAGAAGTCTGCCACCTGTTATGATATTCCCAAGAGTGCACTTCAAAGACTTTATGATCAAAGGAGCTCCTTCAGGAACTTTAGGTTTGGCTGTTCAGTCAGGATGGATGAACAGTGAAGTGTTTCCTCTTGCTTTGAAACATTTCATTAAGCATATTGGCTGCTCAAAGGATAATCCTGCTATTCTATTCATGGATAATCATGAAAGCCATTTATCTCTTGAAGTTATCGATGCTGCACGGGACCATGGACTATCAATCATAACTTTCCCGCCCCATACGTCACACAAATTGCAGCCACTTGATGTTTCAGTCTATGGACCTCTGAAAACTCATTATAAGAAGGCAGTTAATGAGTGGAACCTGAGCAATCCAGGCAAAAGAATAACTATCTATGACTTACCAGAGTGTTTTACTAAGGCTTATTACAGGGCTCTttcaacagaaaacatttcagCAGGATTCAAGAAAACTGGCCTTTGGCCTATcaacagtgaaatattttctgaggATGATTTCCTTGCAGCATCAGTGTTTAGAAATGATGAAAACACATCTTCTAGTCACAGTTGTGATATAAATATTGGTGAAAGAGAGTTAAATCCATCAGATGAACCAGTAATGAACCATGACTTGTCGCAGCAGCATCAGACTAGCTTTGAAGAGTTAGTCGATTTAAGACCTATTCCTAAACGGAAATTGACGAATCTGTCAACAAGAAAAGTTTGCAAGAGGAAATCAGTTGGCACAAAGTTGATCACAAGCACTCCAGAAAAAGAGGAGGCAatgagaagggaaaaggaaaaattgttgaagcaAAAAAACCTACCCATTACAGAAGAAAGTTCAGACGAGACAGGCGATGAAGATATGTCTCTTCATGGAGAATCAAGTGAATATGAAGAAGATTTTGATGAGGATTTGGCAGAACAATCAAGAAAGGAACCAGAGTCAGGAGATTTTGTGTTGGTCAAATTCAAGCCAGTTAATTCAAAGAATAAATGGCTATTCTACGTTGGTCAGATTGGTGATAAATTTacagataatgatgaaaaatgctATGAAGTAGATTTTTACCGTCAATCAAAAAATGTCCTGGCAAATTCATTAAGCCACCTTGTGAGGACAAGGCCAAAGTTTTGAGAAGTGATATACTGATGTGTCTCCCAAATCCAGTCAGCAGTGGTGGTACAAAAAGGATGCAGTCCATGATACACTTTAATGTGGACTTGGAGCAGTACAAATGTCAATAAGTTATTACAatggcttttcttttattttcttttattcttttttaaatctatattttaatttgctttactttttcagattctttctttaatttcagaTGAAATTGTGTCTCTCTGATGGATAGATAATTACTTTTGTACCATAATTGTTTAGTGATTTATCTCAAATGAGATTCATGAGCCAATTATTGCAGCTTCATGCCAAAGATTTGAGATTTATAAATCCCATTATAACATTTCATGCCAAAGACGGCATATTTAGCGAGCTCAATTATTGTAGAATGGCTTATCCATTAGAACTAGCTTAATGAAGCCAAAGATAGTTATGTTAAGATTCTGTAAAACCAAagaggatattttattttctattttcatatgaGGATCGAATTAATAGGCTtactatatacaaataaacaaactatgtttcaaatgaataaaatttgatatatttcctaacatctttgtttatatttcctttcataagtAACATGGATCAAGCTGCCCCTTTGCTATGTTCAATGTACCCCACCTATGGGGCAGATTGAACCAATATGGAAATTTTCGTTAACCTCAAATTACACCCCAAAAATTATCAGAACCCCATGTGCTTTACAGAACAATTAGTGTAATGGTTGAACTTTTATGATGGTAAGTACAGGACCAAAGTGTTCCAGAAaaatttttgtagagagagagaattccaaaataTGTTCAACGTGCCCCACTCTACAAATACATTGTAGTTacgtattttataatttttcttacattACTGCATAAATACATCATTTACGTAAAGGCAAATGAGACGATAAAAGTAGGAACGAGCGAAAAACGAACGAATTGTTAAGGAAAAGAAGTCCGGCGGTTTCTGGTATGAGTTGTTAACCATCCAAGGGACCCAAGAAGCCGGTTGATTATGTTTCTCCCGGATGACGGCAGATGGCAGCAGCTTGCAGGCCCATATGATTCCTTTTCAACAGCAGGAgaagcttttatatatacaacaattaAATTGGCATTATCACTGAATTTATTAACCTAATTCTGCTCATAATGAACCTTGCATAAATGTATGAAGTAAATGTACACCTTGCATACAAATTAAAGCGATTTACTCTTAATATGACGAAGGTGGGGTTCCCATTGAGAAAGCACGTCTCCTTTTAATTTGCCACAAATAAATCGACCATCAATAAAATCTTAAGAGAGGCGTAACCGAGGGATAAATACCGAAGTAACTACTCACCGTTAAAACCAGTTTCTCATAATACGTAAACTTGAGAACTTTGGATATGTGATATAGTGATTGTTAACTTTGAATGTAATACAAGCTTATATATGCCTTTGAACGTGTTCTTTAAACCTTTATATTtaccagaacagagagagagagcgagttttgagtatttttttatggaaaactggtgacgaaaattatatacacatttatttcagGATTGATTAGATCCCATTTGATCATGCAATTACAGTCGTTATCCAAGCTTTACCActggatcgagagagagagagagtgagtacaTGGATGACTTTTATTCGAACGCTTATAgcttaataacaaaagaaaaaaaaaaaaagatacgccTGAAATTCACGTGATAACAACAGGCAGCAGGAAAATTTGCCTTACACCATCTCTAGAGCTGCTGTAGGAATTCCAAACCTATTTTCGTTTTCATCTATAAGTCTTTATTCTAAGATTTATTGCATAATGGAGGTTTGTTTAAGTTCATAAAGAGTTTAATGCTATGGACGTTTTTGAACAGGAGGTTTAATCCTTATTGATTTAGGAAATTACCGGTACGTACCATGGACCTATTGCTATATAGGTCTAATGTCACTATTGAACTTGAAACCTTTTTCAATTGCTTGCTAGTTCATCTTTTGAGGCTATTAgattattatctgaaaattaaCAACTGCTTTTATTCATAGCCCTAAACAGGAAATTATAAATCCTACTCGCTATACTGTTTCCAAatagaattatgaaagaataaagtattttaatatttatttagaatagcagaaatttagaaatttagaaGCTATCAAATGCATACAGTATAACTAAAGAATAAAATGCCAAATCCCcgttccttaataaaaaaaagagagcattTTGATATTGCATTTTCAATACCTCAAGGAAAAGATGGtccagattatctctctctctctctctctctctctctctctctctctctctctctctctctctctctctcccggctgcataataaaatggaaatcaaTTAAATAAAGGCAATTACCAGATCTCCCTACTTTATTGAAAAATAGCATTTGATACTGCATTCTCAAAACTTTAAAGACAAGCtcttcctgactctctctctctctctctctctctctctctctgagaaccgAGAGTGAGATATTCATATGTAGTTCATTACCACGAAGCATGAAAAGATTCTCCATTTTAATTATGACGAAGATTTTGAGGAGATAACCACAGGAGAAGGTTAATGGGTTTCGCCTCCTCTCTCGTTTCCTCATCACC comes from the Macrobrachium rosenbergii isolate ZJJX-2024 chromosome 3, ASM4041242v1, whole genome shotgun sequence genome and includes:
- the LOC136854552 gene encoding uncharacterized protein; the protein is MVRNYKPKTDRSKADGSIMKRAVQEVITGKSIREVFTDEEEDGLQNYIQICSLMFHGLTLTGARQLAYEYAAKKQKKIPDAWEHNSMAGKDWMAGFLKRHPTISLRSPEATSMARAQGFNKKSVSDFFDLWTKVQAEKKFGPESIFNLDETGITTVQNLPKVLATRGLKQVGQITAAERGTLVTVCCCVNAVGRSLPPVMIFPRVHFKDFMIKGAPSGTLGLAVQSGWMNSEVFPLALKHFIKHIGCSKDNPAILFMDNHESHLSLEVIDAARDHGLSIITFPPHTSHKLQPLDVSVYGPLKTHYKKAVNEWNLSNPGKRITIYDLPECFTKAYYRALSTENISAGFKKTGLWPINSEIFSEDDFLAASVFRNDENTSSSHSCDINIGERELNPSDEPVMNHDLSQQHQTSFEELVDLRPIPKRKLTNLSTRKVCKRKSVGTKLITSTPEKEEAMRREKEKLLKQKNLPITEESSDETGDEDMSLHGESSEYEEDFDEDLAEQSRKEPESGDFVLVKFKPVNSKNKWLFYVGQIGDKFTDNDEKCYEVDFYRQSKNVLANSLSHLVRTRPKF